From a single Fusobacterium pseudoperiodonticum genomic region:
- the galU gene encoding UTP--glucose-1-phosphate uridylyltransferase GalU encodes MKKVTKAVIPAAGLGTRLLPATKALPKEMLTIVDKPSLQYIVEELVASGITDIVIITGRNKNSIEDHFDFSYELENTLKNEHKSELLDKVSHISTMANIYYVRQNMPLGLGHAILKAKSFIGDEAFVIALGDDIIYNPEKPVIKQMIEKYELYGKSIIGCQEVATEDVSKYGIAKLGDKFDEATFQMLDFLEKPSIEDAPSRIACLGRYLLSGKVFKYLEETKPGKNGEIQLTDGILAMLKDGEDVLSYNFIGKRYDIGSKAGLLKANIEFGLRNEETKDNIKEYLKNLDIDKIY; translated from the coding sequence ATGAAAAAAGTCACTAAAGCTGTTATTCCTGCTGCAGGTCTAGGGACAAGGCTTCTTCCTGCAACAAAGGCACTACCTAAAGAAATGCTAACAATAGTTGACAAACCTTCGTTGCAATATATAGTTGAAGAACTTGTTGCTTCTGGAATAACAGATATTGTTATAATAACAGGAAGAAATAAAAATTCAATAGAAGATCACTTTGATTTTTCTTATGAATTAGAAAATACTTTAAAAAATGAGCATAAGTCTGAATTACTAGATAAAGTTTCACATATCTCAACTATGGCAAATATCTATTATGTAAGACAGAATATGCCACTTGGTTTAGGACATGCTATCTTAAAGGCAAAATCCTTTATAGGAGATGAAGCTTTTGTTATTGCTTTAGGTGACGATATTATATATAATCCTGAAAAACCTGTCATTAAACAAATGATAGAAAAATATGAACTTTATGGAAAAAGTATAATAGGTTGCCAAGAAGTTGCAACTGAAGATGTTTCTAAATATGGTATAGCAAAATTAGGAGATAAATTTGATGAAGCTACTTTTCAAATGCTGGATTTTTTAGAAAAACCTTCTATAGAAGATGCTCCTTCAAGAATAGCTTGCTTAGGAAGATACCTTCTTTCAGGGAAAGTTTTTAAGTATTTAGAAGAAACTAAACCAGGAAAAAACGGAGAAATTCAATTAACAGATGGAATACTTGCTATGTTAAAAGATGGAGAAGATGTTTTATCATATAATTTTATTGGAAAAAGATATGATATAGGAAGTAAGGCTGGTCTTCTTAAAGCCAATATTGAATTCGGACTTAGAAACGAAGAAACAAAAGACAATATAAAAGAATATCTAAAAAATTTAGATATAGATAAAATTTATTAA
- a CDS encoding NUDIX hydrolase, whose product MKFKHISKNQVFKNDVITVFEETLALPNDNVVTWTFTGKKEVVAIIAELENEIFFVKQYRPAIKKELIEIPAGLVEKGEDILDAAKREFEEEIGYRANKWEKICTYYNSAGINAGQYHLFYATDLIKTQQSLDENEFLEVVKIPFNDINIFSFEDSKTMLALSYLKIKKEGVL is encoded by the coding sequence ATGAAATTTAAGCATATATCAAAAAATCAAGTTTTTAAAAATGATGTAATAACTGTATTTGAAGAAACATTAGCTCTACCTAATGATAATGTTGTGACATGGACTTTTACTGGAAAAAAAGAGGTTGTAGCTATAATAGCTGAACTTGAAAATGAAATCTTTTTTGTTAAACAATATAGACCTGCAATAAAAAAAGAACTTATAGAAATTCCTGCAGGTTTAGTTGAAAAAGGTGAAGATATACTAGATGCTGCGAAAAGAGAATTTGAAGAAGAGATTGGATATAGAGCAAATAAATGGGAAAAAATATGTACTTACTATAATTCAGCTGGAATAAATGCTGGACAGTACCATTTATTTTATGCTACTGATTTAATAAAAACTCAACAATCATTAGATGAAAATGAATTTTTAGAAGTTGTTAAAATTCCTTTTAACGATATAAATATTTTTTCTTTTGAAGACTCTAAAACTATGCTTGCATTAAGTTATTTGAAGATAAAAAAAGAAGGTGTCTTATGA
- a CDS encoding pimeloyl-ACP methyl esterase BioG family protein, protein MSKIYFFNGWAMDQNLLSPLKNSTEYEIKVINFPYNIDKTSIDKGDIFIAYSFGVYYLNKFLSESQDLVYEKAIAINGLPETIGKFGINEKMFNMTLETLDKENLEKFLLNMDIDESFGRSDKTLEEAKYELQYFKDNYKAIPNYINFYYIGKNDRIIPASKVEKYCQNNNIAYELIACGHYPFSYFTDFKDIINIREENKNEF, encoded by the coding sequence ATGTCTAAAATATATTTTTTTAATGGTTGGGCCATGGATCAAAATTTACTAAGCCCTCTTAAAAATTCAACTGAATATGAAATAAAAGTTATTAATTTCCCATATAATATCGATAAGACTTCTATAGATAAAGGGGATATCTTTATAGCTTATTCTTTTGGAGTTTATTATTTAAATAAGTTTTTATCAGAAAGTCAGGATTTAGTCTATGAAAAAGCTATTGCTATCAACGGACTTCCTGAAACTATTGGGAAATTTGGCATCAATGAAAAAATGTTCAATATGACTCTTGAAACTTTAGATAAGGAAAATTTAGAAAAGTTTTTACTTAATATGGATATTGATGAAAGCTTTGGAAGATCTGATAAAACTTTGGAAGAAGCTAAATATGAGCTACAATATTTTAAAGATAACTATAAAGCTATTCCAAATTATATCAATTTCTACTATATAGGTAAAAATGATAGAATTATTCCTGCAAGTAAGGTTGAAAAATATTGTCAAAATAATAATATAGCTTATGAGTTAATAGCTTGTGGTCATTATCCTTTTTCATATTTTACTGATTTCAAAGATATTATAAATATAAGAGAGGAAAATAAAAATGAATTTTGA
- the metG gene encoding methionine--tRNA ligase: MKKNFFVSTPIYYVNGDPHVGSAYTTIAADVINRYNKSMGMDTHFVTGLDEHGQKVEQAAEQHGFTPQAWTDKMTPNFKNMWAALNIKYDDFIRTTEERHKKAVKKILEIVHEKGDIYKGEYEGKYCVSCETFFPENQLNGSNKCPDCGKELTVLKEESYFFKMSKYADALLKHIDEHPDFILPHSRRNEVISFIKQGLQDLSISRNTFTWGIPIEFAPGHITYVWFDALTNYITSAGFENDDKKFDKFWNDARVVHLIGKDIIRFHAIIWPCMLLSAGIKLPDSIVAHGWWTSEGEKMSKSKGNVVDPYNEIKKYGVDAFRYYLLREANFGTDGDYSTKGIVGRLNSDLANDLGNLLNRTLGMYKKYFNGVVVASSTSEEIDDVIKAMFDETIKDVEKYMYLFEFSRALETIWKFISRLNKYIDETMPWTLAKDETKKSRLAAVMNILCEGLYKIAFLIAPYMPESAQKISNQLGIDKDITSLKFDDIKEWNIFKEGHQLGEASPIFPRIEIEKEEVVEEVKKELKIENPIAIDDFNKVQIKVVEILDVDKVKGADKLLKFKVFDGEFERQIISGLAKFYPDYKALVGEKVLAVANLKFAKLKGELSQGMLLTTEDKNGVSLIKIDKSVQAGAIVS; the protein is encoded by the coding sequence ATGAAAAAGAATTTTTTTGTAAGTACACCAATATATTATGTAAATGGTGATCCTCATGTAGGAAGTGCATATACAACAATAGCAGCAGATGTTATTAATAGATATAATAAGTCAATGGGAATGGATACTCATTTTGTTACAGGACTTGATGAACATGGACAAAAGGTTGAACAAGCAGCAGAACAACATGGATTTACTCCACAAGCTTGGACAGATAAAATGACTCCTAACTTTAAAAATATGTGGGCTGCACTAAATATAAAATATGATGATTTTATCAGAACAACTGAAGAAAGACATAAAAAAGCAGTTAAAAAGATTTTAGAAATAGTTCATGAAAAAGGTGACATCTATAAAGGAGAATACGAAGGGAAATATTGTGTTTCTTGTGAAACTTTCTTTCCTGAAAATCAATTAAATGGTAGTAACAAGTGTCCTGACTGCGGAAAGGAGCTTACTGTTTTAAAAGAAGAATCATACTTCTTTAAAATGTCAAAATATGCAGATGCTCTACTTAAACATATAGATGAACATCCTGACTTTATTCTACCTCATTCACGTAGAAACGAAGTAATTTCTTTTATTAAACAAGGTTTACAAGATTTATCAATCTCAAGAAATACATTTACTTGGGGAATTCCTATAGAATTTGCACCTGGACATATTACTTATGTTTGGTTTGATGCTTTGACAAACTACATCACATCAGCAGGATTTGAAAATGATGATAAGAAATTTGATAAATTTTGGAATGATGCAAGAGTAGTTCACTTAATAGGAAAAGATATAATAAGATTTCATGCTATTATTTGGCCTTGTATGCTTTTATCAGCTGGAATTAAATTACCAGATAGTATAGTTGCTCATGGTTGGTGGACATCTGAAGGTGAAAAAATGTCTAAATCAAAAGGTAATGTTGTAGATCCATATAATGAAATTAAAAAATATGGAGTAGATGCTTTTAGATATTATCTTTTAAGAGAAGCAAACTTTGGTACTGACGGTGACTATTCTACAAAAGGAATAGTAGGAAGATTAAATTCAGATTTAGCTAATGACTTAGGAAACTTATTAAATAGAACATTAGGAATGTATAAAAAATATTTTAATGGAGTAGTTGTAGCTTCATCTACTTCTGAAGAAATAGATGATGTAATCAAAGCTATGTTTGATGAAACTATTAAAGATGTTGAAAAATATATGTATTTATTTGAATTCTCAAGAGCATTAGAAACTATCTGGAAATTTATTTCAAGATTAAATAAATATATAGATGAAACTATGCCTTGGACTTTAGCAAAAGATGAAACTAAAAAATCTAGACTTGCTGCTGTTATGAATATCTTATGCGAAGGACTATATAAAATAGCATTTTTAATAGCTCCTTATATGCCTGAATCTGCTCAAAAAATTTCTAATCAATTAGGTATAGATAAAGATATTACTAGCTTAAAGTTTGATGACATAAAAGAATGGAATATTTTCAAAGAAGGACATCAGCTTGGTGAAGCAAGTCCAATATTCCCAAGAATAGAAATCGAAAAAGAAGAAGTTGTTGAAGAAGTTAAAAAAGAATTAAAAATAGAAAATCCTATTGCTATAGATGATTTTAATAAAGTTCAAATAAAAGTTGTTGAAATCTTAGATGTCGATAAAGTTAAAGGAGCAGATAAATTACTTAAATTTAAAGTATTTGACGGAGAATTTGAAAGACAAATAATCTCAGGTCTTGCTAAATTTTACCCTGACTACAAAGCTTTAGTTGGAGAAAAAGTTTTAGCTGTTGCTAACTTAAAATTTGCAAAACTAAAAGGTGAATTATCACAAGGAATGTTATTAACTACTGAAGATAAAAATGGTGTTTCTTTAATAAAAATTGATAAATCTGTTCAAGCAGGAGCTATTGTAAGTTAA
- a CDS encoding pyridoxamine kinase, with protein sequence MSTQDTKVLLINDIAGYGKVALSAMLPILSYKGFNLYNLPTAIVSNTLNYEKFRIEDTTEYLEETLKIWKELNFSFDVISTGFIFTKKQMEIISKFCEEQSKKGVLIFNDPIMADNGELYSGISPDTVDYMKNIIAVSDVTMPNYTESCLLTNTKYKEGILIEEINSIINKIRGIGAKSVIVTSIPSVETRIVAGFDSKINEYFYLPYEEIPTYFPGTGDIFSSVIISETLEGKSLKVATEKAMKIVKEIVFENKDQEDKKKGIHIEKYLNLFD encoded by the coding sequence ATGTCAACACAAGATACAAAGGTGCTTTTAATTAATGATATAGCAGGATATGGAAAAGTTGCTTTATCAGCTATGCTACCTATTTTATCTTACAAAGGGTTTAATCTTTATAACTTACCCACAGCGATAGTTTCTAATACTTTAAATTATGAAAAATTTAGAATAGAAGATACAACTGAGTATCTAGAGGAAACTTTAAAAATCTGGAAAGAATTAAATTTTTCTTTTGATGTTATTTCAACAGGTTTTATTTTTACAAAAAAACAAATGGAAATTATATCAAAGTTTTGTGAGGAGCAATCTAAAAAAGGGGTTCTTATTTTTAACGATCCTATAATGGCAGATAATGGGGAATTATATTCTGGAATCAGTCCTGATACTGTAGATTATATGAAAAATATTATCGCTGTTTCTGATGTAACAATGCCTAACTATACTGAAAGTTGTCTTTTGACAAATACTAAATACAAAGAAGGTATTTTAATCGAAGAAATAAACTCAATTATAAATAAAATAAGAGGAATAGGTGCAAAATCTGTCATAGTTACTTCAATCCCTTCTGTTGAAACTAGAATAGTTGCTGGGTTTGACAGTAAAATTAATGAATACTTCTATTTACCTTATGAAGAAATTCCAACTTATTTTCCAGGAACAGGTGATATATTTTCCTCTGTTATAATAAGTGAAACATTAGAGGGGAAATCTTTAAAAGTTGCTACAGAAAAAGCAATGAAAATTGTAAAAGAAATTGTTTTTGAAAATAAAGACCAAGAAGATAAGAAAAAAGGAATACATATAGAAAAATATTTAAATTTATTCGATTAA
- a CDS encoding TIGR02328 family protein, whose product MRLWHEEIIHLLPKNQLLGQHRECCALRGNGWGKKHKTVDYVFLYSPYHLFIYHLLVMDEMEKRGYKVSIEWRDKNYRGKTAEKYDSLEEKTVDKPIYKEHNAEYMIECIENLEKKGIELEV is encoded by the coding sequence ATGAGACTGTGGCATGAAGAAATTATCCATTTATTACCTAAAAATCAACTTCTTGGGCAACATAGAGAGTGTTGTGCACTTAGAGGTAATGGATGGGGTAAAAAACATAAAACGGTGGACTATGTATTTTTATATTCTCCATATCACTTATTTATATATCATTTATTAGTTATGGATGAAATGGAAAAAAGAGGATATAAAGTTTCTATAGAATGGAGAGATAAGAATTACAGAGGAAAGACAGCAGAAAAATATGATTCTCTTGAAGAAAAGACTGTAGATAAACCAATTTACAAAGAACATAATGCTGAGTACATGATTGAGTGCATAGAAAACTTAGAAAAAAAAGGTATAGAATTAGAAGTATAA
- a CDS encoding DUF4125 family protein yields MEKEKIIEEILEKEWKYFSNLNNIGGRADCQDNREDFIIMRKSQWETFNEETLISYLEDLNSKNNPLFQKYAQMMKYNSPEEYEKIKDILEKASEKKNDLVNKIMFIYMEWEKEFFERYPIFSSMGRPLYSSEDDDIETSIETYLRGELLSYSEKTLKLYLNYVIDNKEKNINLAIKNMDNLARMQGFNDSNDVEEYYKNFSKN; encoded by the coding sequence ATGGAAAAAGAAAAGATAATTGAAGAAATCCTAGAAAAAGAATGGAAGTATTTTTCTAATTTAAATAATATTGGTGGTAGAGCAGATTGCCAAGATAATAGAGAAGACTTTATTATTATGAGAAAATCTCAATGGGAAACTTTTAATGAAGAAACTTTGATATCATACTTAGAAGATTTAAACTCAAAGAATAATCCTTTATTTCAAAAATATGCTCAAATGATGAAGTATAATTCACCAGAAGAATATGAAAAAATAAAAGATATTTTAGAAAAAGCTAGTGAAAAAAAAAATGATTTAGTAAATAAAATTATGTTTATCTATATGGAATGGGAAAAAGAATTTTTTGAAAGATATCCTATATTTTCATCTATGGGTAGACCTCTTTATTCTTCAGAAGATGATGATATTGAAACATCTATAGAAACATATTTAAGAGGAGAGCTTTTATCATATTCTGAGAAAACTTTGAAGTTATATTTAAACTATGTTATTGATAATAAAGAAAAAAATATAAATCTAGCTATAAAAAATATGGATAATTTAGCTAGAATGCAAGGTTTTAATGATTCAAATGATGTTGAGGAATATTATAAAAATTTTTCTAAAAATTAA
- a CDS encoding tetratricopeptide repeat protein encodes MGIISKKDEKFFENVEYFSEIIDRINEIQANNNYSDEEMNNDLDVALWRAFVYINLWSYKGYARAEKILKKVENKGIKNPIWCYRYAVSISRLRKYEEALKYFFIGTEADPTYPWNWLELGRLYYKFGELDKVYKCIEKGLELVPNDYEFLTLKDDVKNDRGYFYSINHYINEEVDKTEDRELDYSDDKEWEKFKKETHYGEKCL; translated from the coding sequence ATGGGAATTATTAGTAAAAAAGATGAAAAATTTTTTGAAAATGTAGAATATTTTAGTGAAATAATAGATAGAATAAATGAAATTCAAGCTAATAATAATTATTCTGATGAAGAGATGAATAATGATTTAGATGTAGCACTTTGGAGAGCCTTTGTATATATTAACTTATGGTCATATAAAGGATATGCGAGAGCAGAAAAAATACTAAAGAAAGTAGAAAATAAAGGAATAAAAAATCCTATTTGGTGTTATAGATATGCTGTTTCTATTTCAAGACTTAGAAAATATGAAGAAGCTTTAAAATATTTTTTTATAGGAACAGAAGCTGACCCTACTTATCCTTGGAATTGGTTAGAACTTGGAAGATTATACTATAAATTTGGAGAACTTGATAAAGTTTATAAGTGTATAGAAAAAGGCTTAGAACTTGTTCCAAATGACTATGAATTTTTAACTTTAAAAGATGATGTAAAAAATGATAGAGGATATTTTTATTCTATAAATCACTATATAAATGAAGAAGTTGATAAAACAGAAGATAGGGAATTAGATTATAGTGATGATAAGGAGTGGGAAAAATTTAAAAAAGAAACTCATTATGGAGAAAAATGTCTTTAA
- a CDS encoding DUF4037 domain-containing protein gives MKLDELIKKREQYQTEGNILKEIEILREILNETEKQYGLESDEYIKALNELGGTLKYVGYYDEAEANLLKSLEIIKKKYGDNNLPYATSLLNLTEVYRFAQKFNLLEENYKKIVKIYQDNSADNSFSYAGLCNNFGLYYQNVGNVKAAYELHLKSLDILKNYDSEEYLLEYAVTLSNLFNPCYQLGMKEKAVEYLYKAIEIFEKNVGKEHPLYSASLNNMAIYYYNERQLEKAIEFFEKAAEISKKTMGLDSDNYKNILSNIEFIKEELEKKSNTNSSQKTKVNNNEVEENSKKEDLENIKGLELSKRYFYDLVLPEFKKNLNNVLPLCAFGLVGEGSECYGYDDKISQDHDFGPSVCIWLRKDDYLKHKDKINEVLKKLPKTYLGFQELKESEWGSDRRGLLNIEDFYFKFLGSSKAPETIADWQKIPETALATVTNGEVFLDNLGEFTKIRNDLLNYYPEAMRQNKIATRLMNISQHGQYNYTRCLKRNDLVAANQCLYLFVDEVIHLVFLLNRRYKIFYKWSNRALLDLKILGEEIHKLLEDMVFAQNKIPYVRKICKVLAEELRNQKLTNCDSEFLGDLGVDIQKNIDDEFFKNYSPWLD, from the coding sequence ATGAAATTAGATGAATTAATAAAAAAAAGAGAGCAATACCAAACAGAAGGTAATATTCTAAAAGAAATTGAAATATTGAGAGAAATCTTAAATGAAACTGAAAAACAATATGGTTTAGAAAGTGATGAATATATTAAAGCTTTAAATGAATTAGGTGGAACTTTAAAATATGTTGGTTATTATGATGAGGCAGAAGCTAATTTACTAAAATCTTTAGAAATTATAAAGAAAAAGTATGGAGATAACAATCTTCCTTATGCTACTAGCCTTTTAAATTTAACTGAGGTATATAGATTTGCACAAAAATTTAACCTGCTTGAAGAAAACTATAAGAAAATAGTTAAAATCTATCAAGATAATTCAGCTGATAACTCATTCTCTTATGCTGGGCTATGTAATAACTTTGGATTATATTATCAAAATGTTGGTAATGTGAAAGCGGCTTATGAACTACATTTAAAGAGCTTAGATATATTAAAGAATTATGATAGTGAAGAATACCTTCTTGAATATGCTGTAACATTAAGTAACTTATTCAATCCTTGTTATCAACTTGGAATGAAAGAAAAAGCAGTTGAATATCTGTATAAAGCTATTGAAATTTTTGAAAAAAATGTAGGTAAGGAACATCCACTTTACTCAGCTTCTTTAAATAATATGGCAATATATTATTACAACGAAAGACAATTAGAGAAAGCTATAGAGTTTTTTGAAAAGGCAGCAGAAATTTCTAAAAAAACTATGGGCTTAGATAGTGATAATTATAAGAATATTCTTAGCAATATAGAATTTATTAAAGAAGAATTAGAAAAAAAATCTAATACTAATTCTTCTCAAAAGACTAAAGTGAATAATAATGAAGTTGAAGAAAATTCCAAAAAAGAAGATTTAGAAAATATTAAGGGTTTAGAGCTTTCTAAAAGATATTTTTATGATCTAGTTCTACCTGAATTTAAAAAAAATCTAAATAATGTACTTCCTCTATGTGCTTTTGGTTTAGTTGGAGAAGGTTCAGAATGTTATGGTTATGATGATAAAATTTCTCAAGATCATGACTTTGGTCCATCAGTGTGTATATGGCTAAGAAAAGATGATTATTTAAAACATAAAGATAAAATCAATGAAGTATTAAAAAAATTACCCAAAACTTATTTAGGCTTTCAAGAATTAAAAGAAAGTGAATGGGGATCAGATAGAAGAGGGCTTTTAAATATAGAAGACTTCTATTTTAAATTTTTAGGTTCTTCAAAAGCTCCTGAAACAATAGCTGACTGGCAAAAAATTCCCGAAACTGCTTTAGCAACAGTTACAAATGGAGAAGTATTTTTAGATAACTTAGGAGAGTTTACAAAAATTCGTAATGATTTATTAAACTACTATCCTGAAGCAATGAGACAAAATAAGATAGCTACTAGACTTATGAATATTTCACAACATGGACAATATAACTACACTAGATGTCTAAAAAGAAATGATTTAGTTGCTGCTAATCAATGTCTATATCTTTTTGTTGATGAAGTAATACATTTAGTATTTCTATTGAATAGAAGATATAAAATTTTCTATAAATGGTCTAATAGAGCTTTACTAGATTTAAAAATCTTAGGAGAAGAAATACATAAATTATTAGAAGATATGGTGTTTGCACAAAATAAAATACCTTATGTAAGAAAGATTTGTAAAGTCTTAGCTGAAGAGTTAAGAAATCAAAAATTAACTAACTGTGACAGTGAATTTTTAGGGGATTTAGGAGTGGATATTCAAAAAAATATAGATGATGAGTTCTTTAAAAATTACTCTCCATGGTTGGATTAA
- the bioC gene encoding malonyl-ACP O-methyltransferase BioC has protein sequence MNFDKHYSTYEKNSLAQKQVAEHLLSYMKDADILKSDVNSIFEIGCGTGIFTREYRKFFPKSSLILNDIFDVKSFIKDINYNIFIKENIEEIDIPKSDLVVSSSVFQWIDGLEDLIRNIAENTDILCFSTYVFGNLLEIKNHFDISLNYLKIEEIEKIIAKYFQKFKTYKETIKIDFENPLSVLRHLKYTGVTGFQRAPFSKIKSFKDNCLTYEVAYFICQK, from the coding sequence ATGAATTTTGATAAGCACTACAGCACCTATGAAAAAAATTCTTTAGCTCAAAAACAAGTAGCTGAACATCTCTTATCTTATATGAAAGATGCTGATATATTAAAAAGTGATGTTAATTCTATTTTCGAAATTGGTTGTGGAACTGGAATTTTTACAAGAGAGTATAGAAAATTTTTTCCTAAATCGTCTTTAATTTTAAATGATATATTTGATGTCAAAAGTTTTATAAAAGATATAAATTATAATATTTTTATCAAAGAAAATATTGAAGAAATTGATATACCCAAAAGTGATTTGGTTGTTTCAAGCTCAGTTTTTCAATGGATAGATGGCTTGGAAGATCTTATTAGAAATATTGCTGAGAATACTGATATTTTATGTTTTTCTACCTATGTTTTTGGAAATTTATTAGAAATAAAAAATCACTTTGATATATCTTTAAATTATTTAAAAATTGAAGAGATTGAAAAAATTATTGCTAAATACTTTCAAAAATTTAAAACATATAAGGAAACTATAAAGATAGATTTTGAAAATCCTTTATCTGTTTTAAGACATTTAAAATATACTGGAGTTACAGGTTTTCAAAGAGCTCCTTTTTCAAAAATAAAAAGCTTTAAAGATAATTGTTTGACTTATGAAGTAGCTTATTTTATTTGCCAAAAATAA
- a CDS encoding YbgA family protein, whose product MNSKKIRKDCEELWAKNKYYVLSKSHKIYLEIREYLKEKEVDFLFLNEKIQRVRNIEESKKDFSNAILHVWGYFKNEATEIEKQGLCNLLEEYMSGKNDQKSVIEYINILLKKYPNEYLQKSTLLTGEKDETVA is encoded by the coding sequence ATGAATTCCAAAAAAATAAGGAAAGACTGTGAAGAGTTGTGGGCAAAAAACAAATATTATGTATTAAGTAAATCACATAAAATATATCTAGAGATAAGAGAGTATTTGAAAGAAAAAGAGGTAGATTTTTTATTTCTTAATGAAAAAATACAAAGAGTAAGGAATATTGAAGAAAGCAAAAAAGATTTCAGTAATGCTATTCTTCATGTATGGGGATATTTCAAAAATGAAGCAACTGAAATTGAAAAACAAGGATTATGTAATCTATTAGAAGAATATATGAGTGGAAAAAATGATCAGAAATCTGTAATAGAATATATTAATATTTTACTGAAGAAGTATCCAAATGAATATTTACAAAAATCTACATTATTGACAGGAGAAAAAGATGAGACTGTGGCATGA
- a CDS encoding aminotransferase class I/II-fold pyridoxal phosphate-dependent enzyme, with protein sequence MLKENIIKELEGFKTENRFRTIKTNDKSLYNFSSNDYLGLANDKSLSQKFYENYTFDNYKLSSSSSRLIDGSYQTVMRLEKKVEEIYGKPCLVFNSGFDANSSVIETFFDKNSLIITDRLNHASIYDGCINSNAKVLRYNHLDVDALEKLLKKYSKTHDDILVVTESIYSMDGDCADLKKICALKDEYNFTLMVDEAHSYGVYNYGIAYNEKLIDKIDFLIIPLGKAGASVGAYVICDEIYKNYLINKSRKFIYSTALPPVNNLWNLFILENLTLFHDKIEKLKDLVNFSLTTLKKANIETSSTSHIISIIIGDNLKTINLSEALKEKGYLIYPIKEPTVPKDTARLRISLTANMKKEDLDAFFKILKAEMKKLGVM encoded by the coding sequence ATGTTAAAAGAAAATATTATTAAAGAACTAGAGGGATTTAAAACTGAAAATAGATTTAGAACTATAAAGACTAATGATAAAAGTCTTTATAATTTTTCTTCTAATGACTACTTAGGTTTAGCAAATGATAAATCTTTATCTCAAAAGTTTTACGAAAACTACACTTTTGATAATTATAAATTATCATCGTCTTCATCAAGATTAATAGATGGTTCATATCAAACTGTGATGAGATTAGAAAAAAAAGTTGAAGAAATTTATGGAAAGCCTTGTCTTGTTTTTAACTCGGGTTTTGATGCTAATTCTTCAGTTATAGAAACTTTTTTTGATAAAAATTCTCTTATTATAACTGATAGATTAAATCATGCGAGCATATATGATGGTTGTATAAATTCAAATGCTAAAGTTTTAAGATACAATCATTTAGATGTAGATGCTTTAGAAAAATTATTAAAGAAATACTCTAAAACTCATGATGATATCTTAGTTGTGACAGAGTCTATTTATAGTATGGATGGAGACTGTGCAGACCTTAAAAAAATCTGTGCTTTAAAAGATGAATATAATTTTACTTTAATGGTTGATGAAGCTCATTCTTATGGAGTATATAACTATGGTATTGCATACAATGAAAAATTAATTGATAAAATAGATTTTTTAATTATACCTTTAGGTAAGGCAGGTGCTTCAGTTGGAGCTTATGTTATCTGCGATGAAATATATAAAAACTATCTAATAAATAAAAGTAGAAAATTTATTTATTCTACAGCATTGCCACCTGTAAATAATTTATGGAATCTATTCATTTTAGAAAATTTAACTCTTTTTCATGATAAGATTGAAAAATTGAAAGACTTAGTTAATTTTTCTTTGACTACTCTTAAAAAAGCTAATATTGAAACATCTTCAACAAGTCATATTATAAGTATAATTATTGGAGATAATCTTAAAACTATAAATCTTTCAGAAGCTCTAAAAGAAAAAGGTTATCTAATTTATCCAATAAAAGAGCCTACTGTACCAAAGGATACTGCTAGACTTAGAATAAGTTTAACTGCAAATATGAAAAAAGAAGACTTAGATGCTTTCTTTAAGATTTTAAAAGCTGAAATGAAAAAATTAGGTGTGATGTAA